A single region of the Myripristis murdjan chromosome 3, fMyrMur1.1, whole genome shotgun sequence genome encodes:
- the mrpl16 gene encoding large ribosomal subunit protein uL16m, giving the protein MISLIKAAVGGLGGLCRSSGQRPGALQTHLKVLAAGLKTYEIPPDYSDVLLPERPKLKFLNKVPNLKKARKEMKKLRDIQGPAKTANSFTTGQYAIVALGGGYLHWGHIEMMRLSINRKMDSRTTFAHWRIGGPYKPITRKGLGQRMGGGKGAIDHYVTPVRYGRFIVEVGGKVELGEVEHILKEVAKKLPFPAMVVSRESLAAMQQSEAKREQNNQNPWTFKEIVQGNMLGIRKVLSPFDLHNHGRFVGKFHNPGRV; this is encoded by the exons ATGATCTCCCTCATCAAGGCGGCTGTCGGCGGGCTGGGCGGCCTGTGCAGGAGCAGTGGACAGCGGCCCG gtGCTTTGCAGACCCACCTGAAGGTCCTGGCTGCTGGACTGAAGACGTATGAGATCCCTCCAGACTACAGCG ATGTGCTGCTGCCAGAGAGGCCCAAACTAAAGTTCCTCAACAAGGTGCCCAACCTCAAGAAGGCCaggaaagagatgaagaaaCTGCGGGATATCCAGGGCCCAGCGAAGACAGCAAACAGCTTCACCACTGGACAGTATGCCATCGTG GCCCTGGGAGGGGGCTACCTGCACTGGGGTCACATCGAGATGATGCGTCTCTCTATCAACCGTAAGATGGACTCCCGGACCACCTTTGCCCACTGGCGCATCGGCGGCCCTTACAAGCCCATCACCCGTAAAGGCCTGGGTCAGCGCATGGGCGGCGGCAAGGGAGCCATCGACCACTATGTGACACCGGTCCGCTACGGGCGTTTCATTGTGGAAGTTGGAGGAAAGGTGGAGCTGGGGGAGGTGGAGCATATCTTGAAGGAAGTGGCAAAGAAGCTACCGTTCCCGGCCATG GTGGTGAGCAGAGAGAGCCTGGCAGCCATGCAGCAGAGCgaggcaaagagagagcagaacaACCAGAACCCTTGGACTTTCAAGGAGATAGTCCAGGGCAACATGCTGGGTATCAGGAAGGTGCTCAGCCCCTTTGACCTACACAACCATGGACGCTTTGTCGGGAAGTTTCACAACCCCGGGAGGGTATGA
- the cenpq gene encoding centromere protein Q: MKPVRGSSRSASKAPNLKRKSRAAHNMGQQAAEPQESEPGVNTTGKSSHPKPLKRRAKGASSASNKVRGQDKWRLMPSSSILALENTLDLAILWTLNLTRTEKKEVQNHLNIVKNRFLAQCAAELRVPVQRQKHVKHSSRRHHEEAKKLLAGKTTLNSLEEDLRAVLNVLERTEEQTASLDHKCNTLRDKVEEEEERGNEILQMRDEAILNLPSLPPHRDSPSALQNWMANMMPKADSETAAQQLGEILQKSSAIWDAQSLLAQAHRHANQLLNPRVIPVSDAVA; this comes from the exons ATGAAGCCAGTGCGGGGCTCCAGCCGCTCCGCGTCAAAAGCGCCTAACCTGAAGCGCAAGAGCCGAGCAGCGCACAACATGGGGCAGCAGGCAGCGGAGCCCCAG GAATCAGAGCCAGGTGTCAACACCACTGGCAAAAGCAGTCACCCTAAACCACTgaagaggagag CCAAAGGAGCCTCCTCAGCGTCCAACAAAGTCAGAGGCCAGGACAAATGGAGGCTGATGCCCAGTTCCTCCATCCTGGCTCTGGAGAACACACTAGACCTGGCGATACT GTGGACTCTTAACTTGACACGGACAGAGAAGAAAGAAGTCCAGAATCATTTGAACATAGTGAAAAACAG GTTCCTTGCTCAAtgtgcagcagagctcagagtcCCAgtacagagacaaaaacatgtcAAACACTCATCTCGCCGCCACCATGAAGAGGCAAAGAAGTTACTGGCTGGAAAGACGACTCTGAACTCACTGGAG GAAGACTTGAGAGCTGTGTTAAATGTTctggagaggacagaggagcagacGGCCTCCTTAGACCATAAATGCAACACTCTGAGAGacaaggtggaggaggaggaggagaggggtaACGAG ATCTTACAGATGCGTGATGAAGCGATTCTCAACCTGCCATCTCTGCCCCCACACAGAGACAGTCCATCAGCATTACAG AATTGGATGGCAAACATGATGCCGAAAGCTGACTCGGAGACTGCAGCTCAGCAACTCGGAGAAATTCTTCAGAAATCGTCAGCCATCTGGGACGCCCAGTCTCTGCTGGCTCAGGCTCACAGACATGCTAATCAGCTTTTAAATCCTCGCGTCATCCCAGTCAGTGACGCCGTCGCTTAA
- the LOC115355762 gene encoding prostaglandin D2 receptor 2 produces MADVNASLSTGPGMPNGPNSSWQQEASRGVQIAVTLLIFLVGIPLNMLVVWALGGRTRHRLARRGSTDGTRAASSFRVYVLHLALADLVLLLRTPLMLGYLASNNSWPFGRPMCCLIVFLRGLGLYAAAFLLCAVALERCLCLLKPVWARLRRPAWAVPLVCGLIWTLATVFSVPYIHSAVLLNVTGAYQCLESGEFNIGLFVTETVAGFITPLLVFLGSNVAVLLSVQQAVPPTPTTPSTSSSSSNTRRMVRLYQVLFVTMLLFLTCWVPYFVCRFLRALATGSSDLETYARKGAYISLYLVYVKSALNPVLYVFAARGLGSAIKASLISTIERFFNDDSMESIRRKSLKSGNSLI; encoded by the exons ATGGCTGATGTAAATGCCAGCCTGTCCACTGGCCCCGGGATGCCAAACGGTCCCAACAGCTCTTGGCAGCAGGAGGCAAGCAGAGGAGTACAAATTGCTGTCACCCTGCTGATATTCCTT GTGGGTATACCTCTGAACATGCTGGTGGTCTGGGCTCTGGGCGGCCGGACCCGGCACCGCCTGGCACGCCGAGGCAGCACCGACGGGACCCGAGCGGCCAGCAGCTTCCGTGTGTACGTGCTGCACCTGGCCCTGGCTGACCTGGTGCTGCTGCTCCGGACGCCCCTCATGCTGGGATACCTCGCCTCCAACAACAGCTGGCCGTTCGGCCGTCCCATGTGCTGCCTGATTGTGTTCCTGCGGGGCCTGGGGCTGTACGCCGCCGCCTTCCTCCTGTGTGCCGTGGCCCTGGAGCGCTGCCTGTGCCTGCTGAAGCCCGTGTGGGCGCGACTGAGACGCCCCGCCTGGGCCGTGCCCCTGGTCTGCGGCCTCATATGGACATTAGCCACCGTTTTCTCTGTCCCCTACATCCACAGCGCCGTCTTGCTGAATGTGACCGGGGCGTACCAGTGCCTGGAAAGCGGGGAGTTTAACATCGGCCTGTTTGTCACAGAGACTGTGGCGGGGTTCATCACGCCCTTGCTGGTGTTCCTGGGAAGTAACGTGGCTGTTTTGCTCAGCGTTCAGCAAGCAGTGCCCCCCAcacccaccaccccctccacatcctcctcttcctctaacACCCGCAGGATGGTCAGGCTCTACCAGGTGCTCTTTGTTACCATGCTGTTGTTCCTCACCTGCTGGGTGCCCTATTTTGTTTGTCGATTCCTCCGAGCTCTGGCCACTGGATCATCTGACCTGGAGACATATGCGCGCAAAGGCGCATACATATCCCTGTACCTGGTGTACGTCAAGAGCGCCCTGAACCctgtgctgtatgtgtttgcTGCCCGGGGCTTGGGCAGCGCCATCAAAGCCTCACTCATTTCCACTATTGAGCGATTTTTCAATGATGACTCCATGGAGTCCATAAGAAGAAAGTCACTGAAGAGTGGCAACTCTCTCATCTAG